The nucleotide sequence TATCACCCCGATCGGTTAGTTTCAGTGAAAGTTATTCCATTGTTCGCATTGCAAACGCGAGGTGATAAAGCGGCCGCGGGTTAGGTAAATAAGCACAAAATTTTCAGTATTACCCCAATTTAAAATCAATTAAATGAATCGAAAGGAATTTCTTATAATATTATGGGTATGTGTGAGTCTGATTACTATTGGTTTCGCAAGCTATATCATTATTGCTCTACTTGGGGTCTACTATGGAACTAGCAGAGTCTATCTTGAGCAAATATCTCATTTTGCTTCTTATCATGGGTATTTTCTTGCCTTTGTCAATGTTATTTTAATTGGATTTATTTCTTACAGGGTATATCAGTCTACGGATACTTTTAATAGATTTCAGATGAGCCCAATTCTTGATTTCACTGTTAAAAATAGAGAAAACTGGTTCCTTATAAACTGTTCAAATGCGGCTGCCAGAAATATCAGTATCCGATTTGGAGGAAAGTTTTCTAAAACTGAACAAAATGATGAATTTGATATAAGTGGCTGGATAGCATGCCTTTCTCTGAAAGGAGGAGATGAAATGGAGTTGAAGTGGCTAAAATATGTTGTTTGGATTGAAATAGTTTATGCAAATCCTACAAATAATATATTTTATAAGATACGATATGAAGATTTAAGGATGTCTAATTATTGTAGAATTTCATCAGAAGAAATGGAGGATATTATAAGTGATCGATATAATTTTTTTGACGTAGATATGCGATTTGAAAAGCATTTCGATCAAAAGAAAATCACAGAAGAAAGTTACCGAATTTTTTGGTATAAATTTCTAAGACAATGATAGTTGACAAATGTAATATTCTTTTACCATTACTGATTTAATCAATAGTAGCATATAGATAATTAGCTATCTAAAAAGACATAAATGCCAAAACGCCAATAAACTAACTACCTTCAAACCACCTCTCCCAACTGCCCCATCGAACACAATAGCGCCTGACTTCGCTTTTGAAACTTGTCTCCACCGCAGAACAAAATCCGTTGCGCATCGGAGGCTGTTTTTTCGAAGTGATGCAGGCCTATGAAGAAATCCCAGTTGCCGTGGTACCATTCTGTACATTTAGGAATTCAATTCCTAAATGTACAGAAAATAAGCCTATGGATGCTAAAAACCATGGGCCTTCGGTTTGAATACAGATAGGTAGGTACCTCCGAAGATAGAAACTGGAAAATGAGGGTACCTTAGAAGAGTAGGGGAGATGGAAAAGGCATTGGCAGCTGTCCGTCCCAATTACAAATGGGAAGTGGCTAAGGTTAGCGGGCAGGCTTGTTGATGTTTGCCAGAATCACCCCCGTCAGTACGATGGTGAGTGCTATCAGTTGTTTGGGAGAGATCGTTTCTCCCAGGATCGACCAGCCCAGAAAAACGGCAATAAGCGGATTGATGTACGTGTACGTTCCGACGATAGCGGGACTGACTTTCTCGAGCAGCCAAACGTAGGAAAGGTATGCGACAATCGATCCAAAAAAGATCAAAAAGAATAAACCCCAAATTGCATTAAACGATATTTCCGACCAAATAACCTGGTCAGTTTCCCCAATGAGAAAAGCAACCAGAATGGATACCGCCCCGGCTACCATCATTTGAATCGCGGCTTTCATCGTCGTGGCCATTTCTATCTTTTTGCCGTACTTGGCCAGCAAAGAGCCGATTGAAAATAAAATGGTTCCTCCAATGGCGATAAAGAAATTGATCAGGACATCGCGGTTATTGAAATCCAAAGCAGTTTTGTCAGAAAACAGCAGGACAATTCCGGCAAAACCGATAATCAATCCTGCGATCAACCATTTATTTTTGAAGTACTGTTTCCATTGGTTGTAATCCAAAACGATCAGCCAAATCGGCAGAAAAGCCCACACAATGGAGGTAAGGCCAGTCGGCAGATATTGCTCGACCCAGATGACCGATCCGCTGCCAAATAAAAGCAGAAGTATGCCGATAACGGAGGTTCTGAAAATAGCACGGACACTCGTAATTTTTTGTCTCTTGTATTTGCAAAATAGAAACAAAAGAAATCCCGCCGTAAAAAAACGTATACCCGCCAGAGTAAACGGGGGAAAGCCTTCCAGGGCCAGGGCTATCGCCAGGTAGGTAGATCCCCACACAAAATAGATTCCTACGAACGCAGCGATTATTTTCCAGGAGATGGGGGTACTTTCAGCCATTGAAACGCGGTGGATGTGAGGTGCAAAACTATACTATTTGCCCCGCATTCATACATTTTGCCCGCAGGATGATCATTTTTTGAGGGAATCGAAGAAGCCTACCTTTTTTCGTAGTATGGTACCGAATACACTAACTATCCTACCTTTAGGCTAGTTCAAGGTTTATTTCTCAGCTGACCTTTTCAACGCGCCAGGCACTGCTCTACCCAAGCACAGTACCCATCCAGCAAAACGGCTGCCTGAAAGGGCAGCCGTTATTACTATGTGAACCATCTATTATTGATATTATCACCTTACCTTATTCTGTCTCGGCGGGCAAGGGGCTTTCCACTACGTCGCTTTCAAACTCCAATTGGTCAAAATCCGCATCACTCAGCCAATACTCCGAGGTAGTTAGCTGGTAGCGGGCATTGCCCAAGGGTTTCAATTCCCAGACAATCGCCTCTGCTTCCTCAAATACTGCTTGTCCCGCCAGATGATCCTCAAATAGCCTTTTCATGAGCGAACGATCCGAGAGTCCACCGGCCAGGGCTTTCAAAGCCAATTCTTTGGTGAGGAGCGTATCGAGGTTGGTTTCAGGGGTGGTTTCAAAAGCAATCACACTCGTCTTCACATGGGGAAATTTTCCATTGAAAGCTTTGTAAAGTAGCTGGTTGATATTTGCAAGCTGATGATGCAGCGAAATCTCGGGGTACTCTTCTGAAATTTTATCCAGCTGCATATCGTACGCGATCTGACTGATTTGCCCCTCGTTCAAGAATTCAGACAGCCGGTAATCGAGCAGAATAGCCGCCGCTTCGGCGGGTTCCCGATCAGCAATGGCCATGTACAGGTACTCTTTGGGATCTTCGTTCTTCAAGGTATCACCGTCCGGGAAGTCGAACCGTTTGAGAAGCTCCAGATAGTCTTCCCGGGTCCAGGCCCCCGGTAGTTCGTCTAAACTCGTAATCTGGCTTATTTTGGTGGTATATTTCATGGTTGTTCGTTTGTGATGAAGTATTCTGGTAAGGTACGCTTTTATGGCCTGATTACCGGCATCCTGTTTTTCGTTAAAAGCCTGACTTCTGCTCGGAATCTTCCAGTAGGGCGTGAAGCGGGTGCGAATGACACACAGGTACTTTCCTTTTTCCAGGCCATTCTCCTTCATGAAGGCTTTGGCGGCTTGGTCGTTAGGCAAATCCATGGCGAAAGCCCCGTCAGGATAAAATTCCATAATGGGGTTGTCAACTCAGCTATTTTGGGCCAGACCCATCGATACCGAATCACGGAACAAAGCGAAGACCGCTCCATTCAGGAGTTGATATCAAGTGGACTGGCTCGCACAACCTCTTTCAGATCGTCATTGTATATCCCCGGAAACGTAATGCCCTAAATGCCGTAAGGGTTCCTGTTTCCACCTTCCAGCGTTTCACATCCTGGCGGTCTTAAAGGTTGGAGGTCTTAAGGCGTTAAATCGTTGAATAGGGGTTGAAAGTCAGTTTCGTGAATAACCATCCGATTTTTTGCCACATTCTTATCCGTTTCAGGAAGTAGCTTTTGCCACCGTTTCCATCGTGGCTTTTTGCCGTTCGGCTACGTACGCCATGGCTTTTGTGACTTTGTTTTTAGCCTGGGGGTAACCTTTTTCAATGGTCATGAGGGTATCGATCAATTGCTCAGAAGATACCCGGTCAATATCGAAGAGCCATTCGGGCAGGCCAATGTCCCGAAACATCCACCCCTTGCGGCCATGAGCCAGCGGGCGGGCGTGGATAATGGGTACCCCCAGCGCCAGCCCCATGATGAGGGAATGGGGCTCCATGCCAAAAATGGTATGCGCCCGGGCATACACCGACATGGCTTCGTCGGCATTCCAGAAGGTATCGCGAAAAACCGTCTTCTGCTTTACATCGTTATCCAGATGATCGTACAGCAGGGTTTTGCCGTATTTGGTTTCTTTGAGTGCCTCAGGGGCAATAAGTACCTTCAGATCCGTGGTGCGTACCCAATGCGTGATCATCGCTTTCAGTTTATCCAGACGGAGTCTATCCTCGGCCATTTTTTCGGGCGTCTGGGTAGGGTTGAGCAGGTTTCCCTTGCCGTCACTGTCCAGGTGCGGGGTATTGGTACGTACCACCACCGTGAGGAATTTCTGGTGATCCAGGCCAGCCTGTTTCAGATAGGCCAGTCCCTTTTCTTCGTCACGGACATCAATCCCGAAGCAGCCATCCGGCCCGAACTCCATGATCGGAGCACTGAAGCCCATTTCCTTGATGTAATCCAGGGATTCGGTATCGCGGGTATAGATAAAGGCGGCCCGGCTCAGGACATCGCGGTAGATCAGTTGGGAGGGCGGAGCGAATTTGTCGAACGAATGGCCGTACAGGCCGAAAGGAATCTTGTTCTCCAGGCAATAGTAAAAAGGTACCAGGTTGGACATGGTGGAGCCCCATTCGTAATTGAACAGACCGTAGTTCATGCTCATGCCGGAGTTATGAATGTATACATCGGCTTGCCTGAAGGCTTCCATCACTTCGCTTTTTGCGTCGGAATCTGCTCCCTCGAACCCACCGTTGACGATCTGTACTCTGGGAAAATTTTTCCGGATCAGTGCCTCGGTGACCGGACGAGGAGCGGCGTGCCACAAGATGAGCCGAGCCTGAGGCAGATACCGTTCCATGATGCGAAGGGTACCTGCCGAATGCCCAATATCGCCTATGTTATTATCGTTCCAGGAAGAACGGAGCAGAATAGTTGGATCCGATTTGCGGGTGGATACTTCGATTGCCTCTGTTAGGGAGATGTGGACTATCCCCGGGGCGCTGAGGAGTGTACCTGTTTTTAGAAAATCCCGGCGGCTTTGCATAGGGTGAATAAGGTTTGGTAAGGTACCTGGGTTATTTGTTTCCGGACAAAAAATCATCCGCCGCCTTCCGCACGAAGGTACTTTCGCTATTTTGCAGTTGCCGCGCTGTGTGAAGTACCTGGTCGGAGTGGGTAGGTGCGGCCTGAAGTACCTGGAGAATCTTCACCGCCAGCCACCCCTGCTGAGCATCCAGGTCGCGGGCCAGGGCGTCGTACAGAACGGGTTCGAAGTGCTGCAGGGACTTTAAAGCGGGAAGAATTTCTATTTTTTCATTGATCACGGACTCTTGGTAAATGGGTGCCAGCTGCGCCTGAAACCAGGCGTCGTTGAGGTCGGTGGCGGCCAGGGCTTTGAGAGCCGCATGGCGGTAGGAGGGGGCATCGCGGGCTATGAGCCCTTCCAGCACCAGCTTCTGGATGGGCCGGGTGACCTTTAATTCACCTTGCCGGCTGGCTTCCAGCAAAAATAGGGGGTACTTTTTGTCATGGCTGCTGAGTAAGGCATTCATCAGGTCGGTCTCGTTGAGGTACCGGATCGTGAGCGGCACGAGCTGCTCCTTTTCACCTACGTGCACCAGGTGCCAGAGCGTATGGGTGGTGTACACAGCATCGGCAACGGCCTCGGCCGCAATTTCCTTCCGGGTAGCGCCCGACACGCCGTCTACGCCCGCGGGCGTGTCGGTGGTGAGGTCGGCCAGGGCGTATTCCCGCAGGCTGGACCAATCGTTGCTCAGTACAGTGATCAGTTTGTCGTAGTCGGCGGGGAAAAAATTGCTATGGTCGGTTTTGGTGAGATGTTCGCGGTACACTTCCAGACCCAGAAAATCGCCCGTGCAGTACCAGTACAGGCCCACGTCCACCCGCTTGCATTCACCCGTAAGGCATACCTCGGTGTCGACGCGCCGGTACCAATACAAGATTCCCCGGGCGTCCTTCATCGCCACTACAGGTACCAGCTCATTTTCGTCATTCTGGATAAAATGTTCGTCAGGTAGCGGGGTAAGAGTCAGGTACTGCAGAGCAGCGCTTCGGAAAAAAACGGGGTCGTTCCCCAGTAAAAAAGTACTGACAACCCCGATCAATAGCCGCAGAAAATGAGAGTACATGGTGCAATTCCGGTTGGGGTACTTTTTGTTGAGATCAAACCTCTACCGCTTTGACGAGCTTTTGGGTCGGGCGGGGGTAGGGGAGTTTGGCCACGTACTTCTTCCAGGCATCGGCATTGTAGCCGTGGTCGGCCTGGCTGAGGGTGCGTAGCTCGGAAGCCGCAAATTTTTTAAGCGTATAGTGAATATCATTGAGGTAGTCGGCCAGCATAGTGTAGCCCGTTTTGGCACCGCACCGTGCCAGCGCCGCTGCTAATGCTATCTCAAGATTGGCACCATAGGTTCGCCAGCGTACCTGATCGTAATCCTGCGTCCGGTAGCCTTTGATGTTCTCGTCGGTCAGGACCTTTTCGAAAGCCGCGATGAACTGCGGATCGGGCACCCGGTCGGCGTAGAAGCAGAGGTTGAGAATGCGGTTGTAGAAAGGCACGAATTTCAGGTCGATGCGGCCATTGTAATATTCGCTGGTACGCTCGATGTAGTCTCCGCCCGAGGCCGTGTGTTCAATAATATGCCGGATGGTGGAGTTGGGCTGCGTGCTGCCAGCCATCGCCAAGAGCGCAATATTCTGATTGATACGCCAGAAATGGCCCTCGAGTTTATTTTTCTCCCGCCCCCGGATCGAATCGTAGTCATCGACATAGCCATCGGGGTAGCCTTCGCTCTGCTCTTCGGTGAAAAGCAGCTGCAACTCCCGTTCGATGAGGTCTACACCGCGCGCGTCGCCAAACCAGGCCAGGGCTTTGGCCAGCAGGAGCTTCCCGGCGGCGGGAGACGTTTTTTCAAATACCTCGCTGAGTACCGGCAGGGCTTTTTCTTTCGGGATGCGGCTGCACTCGTAGAGGTACTCCGGCGCGCCCTGGGCCAGGGCATCCACCCGACGACGGATTTCGCTGGCGTCAGCGCGCTGATCACCCGCTTTTTTGTTGGCGTAAGGGGTGGGCAGGTACCCCTGTGCCATCCATTCTTTCTGCAAACGCGATACATCATACTGGCGGGGTTCCGTCTTATTCCAGGCCAGGTCAGCGGCGATCTGGCCGGTCAGGTACCCCAGCACGATCAGGTCGGCGGTCATGCGCGTAAACTGCAGGGCGTTGTGGGTTTGGCTGTACCCACGGCCCGACAGCAATAGCCCGTCAAGGCGCTTAGGTACCAGGCAGCGGTAGGGTACCTCCACGGTGATGTCGTTGGAGTGGGGAAGCAGGAAGCCACACTTGGTGAACTCCGAACTACCGATGTTGTGCGGATCGAAGTCGCTGCTGGCCAGGGCAATAACATCTTCAAAGTGACGCCCTTCGGCGCAGTCGATCAGATCCAGCACGTGCATCCCTTCTACCCGCCGTGATTCCCGTACCGTCAGGAAGGGATGGAAGTCGTAGTGATGGGCTTCGTAGTGCGACAGGAACAGACCACGTTGCAACTCGGCGACCTTAGTAATGTCAATAATGTCGTAGTCGCGGTTGGTGGCAGAGGGTAGTTTGCCCGGCGCGGCAACATCCCACTGGCTGTAGTTCTGGGTATCGCCCAGGCGGGTACTTCCTATCTGGTACTCTGCTCCGGCAAAAGCAGCCACATCGCCGTCGCCGGTGGCGTCGATGGTTACGTGACTCTGAATGAGCTCCAGCTGCCCGTGGCGGCAGATCAGCACGCCGTTGACGCGGTTGCCTTCCACGAGCGCACCGCACAGAATAGAACCCGCCTTGAACTGTCCGCCCGCTTCCTGTAGGCTCTGGAGGTGGTAGAGTTTCCGGCCGATCTTCTTGTTCATATTGGCCTCAAACGCTACGCGCTCGGCCTCGTCATTATGCTTTTTGAAAAAAGGATTGTCTTTCACACCGTGGTAGTAGCCCATTACGCCGCCCATGGTTTTGGTGCCGCCCAGGTTATTGAAATAATCCACCACGATGGTATTCGCCCCTTTTTCGGCCGCTCCCAGGGCCGCCATGGCCCCGGCGGTACCGCCACCGGCCACCAGTACCTGGCATTGCTCCTTGGTTTTGACCAGCTTTTCAAAGTCGAAAAGTACCTGCTGGAGCGGAACGATGAGGCCCGGTTCGTCGACACCCGAAAGCTTCAGGTTACTGAAAGGAATACTGGAGCCGACGGTCAGTAACGACTGAGGACTGGTACTTTTGGTGTACCGGAGCTGGCCCACCAGCGCTGTAGCCGATGCCTGTATTTTCTGGATGGCGTCGGTGGTAAGAGCACTTGAGACGCCGGGCAGCAGGTAATGCCCTTTCAGTTTTGTTTGGGGCAGGGTTTCGTCGGCCAGATACAGCGATGTTTCCAGCGCAAACTGGTTGATCTGGGCCTTGGTCAGGCTGGGGTCCACTTTCTTCAGATCCCGACCCAGCCGGGCTGATAACAGTTTGGCCTGGTGTTCGATCTCGTCAAGATTCTGGGACGGAACCGGGAATTCAAACTCCATGAAAAGCTGGTCGGCCGAGCGCTTGCCCGGATGAAACTGTACGCGATCCTGGTGCAGCCCGAAGCCCTGGCCTACCTTCACTGCCCGCTTTTGTGGTTTGTCGGCCTTCATGACTTCGAGCACAAAGCCTGCCCGCGCAATCTGGTACTTGTCGCCCAGCAACTGTCGGCTGAACAGCAGATTGTCGGAGGCGTCGATGAAGCTGCGGCCCTTGATGCTGTACAAGCCATGCTTGCAAGCCACCAGCACCCCCTGCACGGTATCGCGGTCGGTGAGGAGGCCGCAGACATCCGTCATCAGCAGCACATCGACCTGATTGGTGAGCAGGTTGCGCAACATTCCTTTGCGCACACTAC is from Salmonirosea aquatica and encodes:
- a CDS encoding FAD-dependent oxidoreductase translates to MKRREFLNLSIPATGVMLAASGFISPQALRDINRQFSGPSTFDTYDLIINGAGLAGYFAALEAVRQGKKVLIVDKRTSPGYDLAGKGKLWLGLGNQSEGLDKLPAGLAEVLLPAEEKTELQNAGGSGYGASQFGDEVLLFSGSVRKGMLRNLLTNQVDVLLMTDVCGLLTDRDTVQGVLVACKHGLYSIKGRSFIDASDNLLFSRQLLGDKYQIARAGFVLEVMKADKPQKRAVKVGQGFGLHQDRVQFHPGKRSADQLFMEFEFPVPSQNLDEIEHQAKLLSARLGRDLKKVDPSLTKAQINQFALETSLYLADETLPQTKLKGHYLLPGVSSALTTDAIQKIQASATALVGQLRYTKSTSPQSLLTVGSSIPFSNLKLSGVDEPGLIVPLQQVLFDFEKLVKTKEQCQVLVAGGGTAGAMAALGAAEKGANTIVVDYFNNLGGTKTMGGVMGYYHGVKDNPFFKKHNDEAERVAFEANMNKKIGRKLYHLQSLQEAGGQFKAGSILCGALVEGNRVNGVLICRHGQLELIQSHVTIDATGDGDVAAFAGAEYQIGSTRLGDTQNYSQWDVAAPGKLPSATNRDYDIIDITKVAELQRGLFLSHYEAHHYDFHPFLTVRESRRVEGMHVLDLIDCAEGRHFEDVIALASSDFDPHNIGSSEFTKCGFLLPHSNDITVEVPYRCLVPKRLDGLLLSGRGYSQTHNALQFTRMTADLIVLGYLTGQIAADLAWNKTEPRQYDVSRLQKEWMAQGYLPTPYANKKAGDQRADASEIRRRVDALAQGAPEYLYECSRIPKEKALPVLSEVFEKTSPAAGKLLLAKALAWFGDARGVDLIERELQLLFTEEQSEGYPDGYVDDYDSIRGREKNKLEGHFWRINQNIALLAMAGSTQPNSTIRHIIEHTASGGDYIERTSEYYNGRIDLKFVPFYNRILNLCFYADRVPDPQFIAAFEKVLTDENIKGYRTQDYDQVRWRTYGANLEIALAAALARCGAKTGYTMLADYLNDIHYTLKKFAASELRTLSQADHGYNADAWKKYVAKLPYPRPTQKLVKAVEV
- a CDS encoding polysaccharide pyruvyl transferase family protein — protein: MQSRRDFLKTGTLLSAPGIVHISLTEAIEVSTRKSDPTILLRSSWNDNNIGDIGHSAGTLRIMERYLPQARLILWHAAPRPVTEALIRKNFPRVQIVNGGFEGADSDAKSEVMEAFRQADVYIHNSGMSMNYGLFNYEWGSTMSNLVPFYYCLENKIPFGLYGHSFDKFAPPSQLIYRDVLSRAAFIYTRDTESLDYIKEMGFSAPIMEFGPDGCFGIDVRDEEKGLAYLKQAGLDHQKFLTVVVRTNTPHLDSDGKGNLLNPTQTPEKMAEDRLRLDKLKAMITHWVRTTDLKVLIAPEALKETKYGKTLLYDHLDNDVKQKTVFRDTFWNADEAMSVYARAHTIFGMEPHSLIMGLALGVPIIHARPLAHGRKGWMFRDIGLPEWLFDIDRVSSEQLIDTLMTIEKGYPQAKNKVTKAMAYVAERQKATMETVAKATS
- a CDS encoding EamA family transporter; translation: MAESTPISWKIIAAFVGIYFVWGSTYLAIALALEGFPPFTLAGIRFFTAGFLLFLFCKYKRQKITSVRAIFRTSVIGILLLLFGSGSVIWVEQYLPTGLTSIVWAFLPIWLIVLDYNQWKQYFKNKWLIAGLIIGFAGIVLLFSDKTALDFNNRDVLINFFIAIGGTILFSIGSLLAKYGKKIEMATTMKAAIQMMVAGAVSILVAFLIGETDQVIWSEISFNAIWGLFFLIFFGSIVAYLSYVWLLEKVSPAIVGTYTYINPLIAVFLGWSILGETISPKQLIALTIVLTGVILANINKPAR